A genomic window from Anas platyrhynchos isolate ZD024472 breed Pekin duck chromosome 13, IASCAAS_PekinDuck_T2T, whole genome shotgun sequence includes:
- the VGLL4 gene encoding transcription cofactor vestigial-like protein 4 isoform X4 has product MWNVSYRNKTANGDYRKEHRERSRSPIERAAAPTMSLHANHAMYASIPSLTMDQPLALTKNSMDATRTVGITPTLTSVERQQNRPSVITCASANNRNCNLSHCPIAHSGCGSAVPAYRRPSSTTTACDPVVEEHFRRSLGKNYKEPEPVANSVSITGSVDDHFAKALGDTWLQIKAAKDGVSSSPESASRRGQSSPSSHMVNHNHSPSVVS; this is encoded by the exons AAACAAGACTGCCAACGGAGATTACCGGAAGGAGCACAGAGAGAGGAGTCGCAGCCCAATAGAGAGGGCTGCTGCCCCAACGATGAGCCTTCACGCCAATCACGCCATGTACGCCTCAATCCCAAGCTTGACCATGGATCAACCTCTAGCACTGACCAAAAACAGCATGGATGCAACCCGAACAGTCGGCATCACACCTACACTGACTTCTGTGGAACGGCAGCAG AACCGTCCATCTGTCATTACGTGTGCTTCTGCCAACAACCGGAACTGCAACCTCTCCCACTGCCCCATTGCTCACAGCGGCTGCGGTTCGGCTGTGCCTGCCTACAGAAGACCCTCTAGCA CTACCACTGCCTGTGACCCAGTGGTGGAAGAGCACTTCCGCCGAAGCCTTGGCAAGAATTACAAGGAGCCTGAGCCAGTGGCAAACTCTGTGTCCATCACAGGATCAGTTGATGACCACTTTGCCAAAGCACTTGGGGATACATGGCTTCAAATTAAAGCTGCGAAGGACGGAGTGTCCAGCAGTCCTGAGTCTGCTTCACGGCGGGGCCagtcttccccttcctcccatATGGTCAATCATAATCACTCGCCCTCCGTAGTCTCATGA